A window from Limanda limanda chromosome 14, fLimLim1.1, whole genome shotgun sequence encodes these proteins:
- the LOC133019849 gene encoding UDP-glucuronosyltransferase 2C1-like, producing the protein MSGCRQAELRLPLSSMGTMPLSRVCGILVLLSVGLISFPPPSHGGNILVFPIDGSHWINMKLLLEELHARGHSLTVIRSSKSWYIPEESPLYTSITIQMDESLENFFDEFLQEHMKAQREEASILTSIKITKDFLSMITHAHSIWYGALTQLLDDANMVKRLRDAQYDLVLTDPAVAPGVLLAKYLKLPLVLNVRWIPGGDGQFAIAPSPLSYIPVPGSGLTDKMDFMQRIKNLFFYGIILFQKKFLIGPIYEVACSKYIEGECDIISMLQDADIWLFRSDFVFDFPRPTMPNVIYIGGFQCKPAQPLPADLEQFVQSAGEHGVIIMTLGTLVNALPKEAADEIASTFAKMPQKVIWRHKGERPSTLGNNTLIVDWMPQRDLLGHPQTKVFVAHGGTNGVQEAIYHGVPVVGIPLFFDQFDNLVRLKERGAAKIIELGELNGQSFEQGLQEVLLQDSYRQNMQRLSSLHRDQAIAPMDHAIFWVEYVIRHKGAAHLRTEAYKMPWYSYYSLDVLLVLLTAAAALLLFTVAVFWLLCCRNRRKTKAKAE; encoded by the exons ATGTCAGGGTGCAGGCAGGCAGAACTACGGCTGCCACTCTCAAGCATGG GAACCATGCCCCTGTCTCGTGTCTGTGGAATATTGGTTCTTCTCAGTGTTGGTCTGATTTCCTTCCCCCCTCCTTCCCACGGAGGGAACATTCTGGTGTTCCCCATTGACGGCAGCCACTGGATCAACATGAAGCTCCTGCTGGAGGAGCTTCATGCCAGAGGACACAGCCTCACTGTGATCCGGAGCAGCAAAAGCTGGTACATCCCAGAGGAGTCTCCTCTTTACACCTCAATTACAATTCAAATGGATGAGAGTCTGGAGAACTTCTTTGATGAGTTCCTGCAGGAACACATGAAG gcacagagagaagaggcgtCAATTCTAACTTCCATCAAAATTACAAAGGATTTCCTCTCCATGATAACTCATGCTCATTCTATCTGGTATGGTGCACTCACTCAATTATTAGATGATGCAAATATGGTCAAAAGATTAAGGGACGCCCAATATGATCTTGTTCTCACTGACCCGGCCGTAGCACCAGGGGTTCTGTTAGCAAAGTATCTCAAACTGCCCCTGGTGCTAAATGTTCGTTGGATCCCCGGCGGAGACGGACAATTTGCCATAGCCCCCTCCCCACTCTCTTATATTCCAGTGCCAGGATCGGGTTTAACCGACAAAATGGATTTCATGCAGAGGATCAAGAATCTGTTTTTCTACGGCATCATATTGTTCCAGAAAAAATTCTTGATCGGGCCAATCTATGAAGTTGCCTGCAGTAAATATATTGAGGGTGAATGTGACATCATCTCGATGCTTCAGGATGCAGACATATGGCTGTTCAGGTCAGACTTTGTGTTTGACTTCCCTCGGCCCACGATGCCGAACGTCATCTACATCGGAGGGTTCCAGTGCAAACCGGCCCAGCCTCTGCCAGCGGACCTGGAGCAGTTTGTTCAGAGCGCCGGCGAGCATGGTGTGATCATCATGACTCTGGGAACCTTGGTGAACGCTTTACCCAAAGAGGCTGCAGATGAGATCGCCAGCACCTTTGCCAAGATGCCTCAGAAG GTGATATGGCGACACAAAGGGGAGCGTCCCTCCACTTTGGGCAACAACACGCTCATCGTGGACTGGATGCCGCAGAGAGACCTCCTGGGTCACCCTCAGACCAAAGTCTTTGTAGCTCATGGAGGAACCAACGGAGTCCAGGAGGCCATTTACCACGGTGTGCCCGTGGTCGGCATACCCCTGTTCTTTGACCAGTTTGACAACCTTGTACGTttgaaggagagaggagctgcCAAGATCATTGAGCTGGGTGAGCTTAATGGACAGAGTTTCGAACAAGGTCTTCAGGAAGTGCTCCTGCAGGACAGCTACAGACAGAACATGCAACGACTGTCTAGCTTGCACAGAGATCAGGCAATAGCACCCATGGATCACGCTATCTTCTGGGTGGAGTATGTGATCCGTCACAAAGGGGCAGCACACCTGCGTACGGAGGCTTATAAGATGCCCTGGTACTCGTACTATAGTTTAGATGTTCTGTTggtgttgctgactgctgcggctGCACTGCTGCTCTTTACTGTGGCTGTTTTCTGGTTACTATGCTGCAGAAATAGAAGGAAGACAAAAGCTAAAGCTGAATGA